A genomic region of Catalinimonas niigatensis contains the following coding sequences:
- a CDS encoding alginate lyase family protein has translation MSLSWYYYRLRTMSLPEIGFRAQQFLQKRKEKKNLVDFYPPEVKLIQPVPRILPHSEVKAEVAEQYIDIFGQHFQYDQPIDWHLDISSGKRFPMSFSKDINIRTEEFGSAKHVWEVNRMQFLTLIALQYRQNKEEKYLEQFQEIMTSWIDANPYLQGVNWYSNIEVNIRLIVWFFCWELLDVNQLMESRADFKSFVEKKWLPCIYLHMQYSFQNPSKYSSANNHLISEHAGLFIASCFWHFEESDHWRVHAQEGLEQEIILQHSKQGVNKEEAAEYIQFITDFFLIPYVVGQHSGHHFSVSYRDQLENICDYIFQMMDLKGNIVYYGDEDDGKVVILNTDLHADNFKSILTSGVILFKNAQWKQQDNGFDTKNAILFGEEGKSKYDQIETSNENNTSKFYLSEGHFILRKQNREENKEVFIHFDAAPLGFLSIAAHGHSDALSFILHIDGYPIIIDSGTYTYHTEAEWRKYFLGALAHNTIRVDETDQAMSAGPTMWLNHFQTKLLGQEKTSNQDMIYASHNGYKKLGVMHHRKLQFDKEMDQLIVTDELLLKRSNQHQIEMPLHLHPSVSVEQLNSHHFLLMHPKARKVELYLPEALTCEVIKGSTKPILGWYSPSFQIKEPTSVIYCKCKIRSTSEFTTQIIILNE, from the coding sequence ATGTCTCTTTCCTGGTATTATTACCGACTGCGTACCATGTCTCTTCCTGAAATTGGGTTTCGTGCTCAACAGTTCTTACAAAAGAGAAAAGAAAAGAAAAATCTCGTGGACTTTTATCCTCCGGAGGTTAAGCTTATTCAGCCAGTTCCCAGAATTCTTCCGCACTCTGAAGTAAAAGCTGAAGTTGCAGAGCAATACATAGATATTTTTGGGCAGCATTTTCAGTATGACCAGCCCATAGATTGGCATTTGGACATTTCCTCTGGTAAAAGATTTCCCATGTCTTTTTCCAAAGACATTAATATTCGTACAGAAGAGTTTGGAAGTGCCAAGCATGTGTGGGAAGTAAACCGGATGCAGTTTCTTACCTTGATTGCTTTGCAATACCGGCAGAATAAAGAAGAAAAATATCTGGAACAATTTCAGGAAATCATGACTTCCTGGATAGATGCTAACCCTTACCTTCAGGGAGTAAACTGGTACAGCAATATTGAAGTGAATATAAGGCTGATTGTTTGGTTTTTCTGCTGGGAACTATTGGATGTTAATCAGTTGATGGAAAGTAGAGCTGACTTCAAAAGTTTTGTAGAAAAAAAATGGCTGCCTTGTATTTATCTGCATATGCAGTACAGTTTTCAGAATCCTTCCAAGTATTCTTCTGCCAATAATCATCTGATCAGTGAGCATGCCGGACTCTTTATAGCATCCTGCTTCTGGCATTTTGAGGAGTCTGACCACTGGAGAGTACATGCACAAGAAGGTTTAGAGCAGGAGATTATACTGCAACACTCAAAGCAGGGAGTAAATAAGGAAGAAGCAGCCGAATATATTCAGTTTATCACTGACTTTTTCCTGATTCCCTATGTGGTCGGGCAGCATAGCGGGCATCATTTTTCCGTTAGCTATCGTGACCAACTGGAAAATATCTGCGACTATATTTTCCAAATGATGGATCTGAAGGGCAATATTGTTTATTATGGAGATGAAGATGATGGAAAAGTAGTAATTTTAAATACTGATCTTCACGCTGATAATTTCAAATCAATCCTGACTTCAGGTGTTATCCTCTTTAAAAATGCTCAATGGAAACAGCAGGATAATGGCTTTGATACCAAGAATGCCATACTATTTGGCGAGGAAGGAAAAAGCAAGTATGATCAAATTGAGACAAGCAATGAAAATAATACTTCTAAATTTTACCTGTCGGAAGGACATTTTATTCTCAGGAAACAAAACAGAGAGGAAAATAAAGAAGTCTTTATCCATTTTGATGCTGCGCCACTAGGTTTTTTATCTATTGCTGCCCACGGCCATTCCGATGCATTATCCTTTATACTGCATATAGATGGCTATCCTATCATTATAGATTCCGGAACATATACTTACCATACCGAAGCGGAGTGGCGTAAGTATTTTTTAGGTGCTTTAGCCCATAATACCATCCGTGTGGACGAAACAGATCAGGCTATGAGTGCCGGCCCCACCATGTGGCTTAATCATTTTCAAACAAAACTATTAGGACAGGAGAAAACCTCCAATCAGGATATGATTTATGCCAGTCACAATGGATATAAAAAACTAGGAGTAATGCATCACAGAAAACTTCAGTTTGATAAAGAGATGGATCAGTTGATAGTAACTGATGAATTATTATTAAAAAGGAGTAATCAACACCAAATAGAGATGCCTCTGCATTTACATCCGTCAGTCTCAGTAGAACAGTTAAATAGTCATCACTTTTTATTAATGCATCCCAAAGCAAGAAAAGTTGAGCTTTATTTGCCGGAGGCTTTGACTTGTGAAGTGATCAAAGGAAGTACCAAGCCTATCCTAGGATGGTATTCACCCTCTTTTCAAATTAAAGAGCCTACTTCTGTGATTTATTGTAAATGTAAAATAAGAAGCACCTCAGAATTTACCACTCAAATTATAATATTGAATGAATAA